TCTATTCGGTAAGGAGTTTGAGCGCTTCTTGGTATTTTTCACCGGTTTTCCGCAGTACATCGGCAGGCAGGGCCGGTGCCGGTGGCTGCTTGTTCCATTTCTTTGCTTCCAGCCAGTCGCGCACGAACTGCTTGTCGAACGAAGGCGGGCTGGTGCCGACGCGGTACTGGTCTCTTGGCCAGAAGCGCGACGAGTCCGGGGTCAGGGCTTCGTCGATCAGATAAAGCTTGCCGGCGTTGTCCTGACCGAACTCGAACTTGGTATCCGCGATGATGATGCCCCGCGTCGCGGCGTACGCTGCGGCCTCGGAATACAGCTGGATCGTCTTGTCACGCACTTGCGCAGCAAGCTTGGGAGCGATAATTTTTTCCATTTCCGCGAAGGAAATGTTCTCGTCGTGGGCGCCGATCGCCGCTTTTGTCGACGGCGTGAATAAGGGCTGCGGCAACTGCTGCGCCTCCTTCAGGCCTGCTGGCAACGGTATGCCGCAAATCATCTGGGTTTTGTGATAATCCTTCCAGCCCGAACCCGTGATGTAACCGCGCACGATCGCTTCGATCGGCAGCGGTTTGAGCTTCCGTACCACGAATGCCCTGCCTTCGACCTGCTCACGCTCTCCCGCCACGACCACGGACTCCGGCGCCACGTCGAGAAGATGGTTCGGAATCACGTGCCGCAATTTCCGGAACCAGAAATTCGACATGGCGGTCAACACGCGCCCTTTCCCGGGTATCGGGGTAGGCAGGATGACGTCGAAGGCGGAAAGCCGGTCGGTCTGAATGATCAGCATGCGCTCGGCGTCGACTTCGTAGAGATCGCGTACTTTCCCGCGATGCAGGAACTTGAGCGACGCGAGACTGGTTTCGTGCAGCGGCTTGTTCGTGCTCATTTCATCGTTCTGCGGACGAACTTCAGGATAACTCGGGCAGTTTCGCTGCCTTTACCGCATCGGCTTGCTTGACGCGGAAGGCTTGCAGCCGGCGGCCAAGCTTTTCATCGCTCATGGCCAGCATCGCCACCGCGAACAGTCCGGCATTGGCCGAGCCCGCATCGCCGATGGCGAACGTCGCAACCGGGATCCCCTTTGGCATTTGCACCATGGACAGTAGCGAGTCCAGCCCTCCAAGGTGTTTGGAGGGGATTGGCACGGCCAGTACCGGCAAGGTTGTCAGGGCCGCGACCACGCCGGCCAGATGCGCGGCGCCGCCGGCACCGGCAATGAAGCATCGCGTTCCGCCGGAAATACATTGTTCAACATACTCGGCAAGCAGTTCCGGCGTGCGGTGCGCGGAGAGGACACGCGCTTCGTAAGACACACCAAAATCCTTCAATTGCCTCGCGCCGTGCTGCATCACGTCCCAGTCGTTGCTGCTCCCCATGAGAATCGCGACCGCGGGTGCGCCTTTGCGCCTGGACGTTTTATTGATTGCCATGATTTCTCCCGCACCAGTAAAAACTGAATTGAACTCACGATTGCCGATCGGGCAGAACCAGCGCCTATCGAGCCTGTGTCATTCCTTGTGAAATCCCGGCTGCTCGCTGCTTCCCGGGCGTACCGCATCTTCCGAATACGGGAAACGCACATGGCCAAAGCGGATCACGAGAACTGCCACCGAGATCAAAAGGACCGAGCCAGATACCGCCAGCATGCGCTAGACATCGAGCTCCTTAATGTCGAGAATGAGATAGCGCGCCAGCGCAACCATGGCGATGTACAGCGGAAAGCGCACCGGCAGTTTGCCGGAGTTGTAGTACAGCCCGACCATGGTGAGCACTTCCAGATACAGGAACATCAGCAGCAGATCGGCCAGCGTCACTTTGCCGTTGTCCACCATCAGCGCCACTTCATGGTAACCGGCGACGACGGTGGCGATGCCGATGATGATCAAGCCGATGTTCTCGACCACCTCCAGGCCGAAAAGGGTGTAACGCGCGGTCCTGGTTTTTGTCGGCATTCCTCTAAATCCCCGCTTACGCGATCAGTTGACTACGGCCTTCAGGGCTTGCGGCTTTCACCGACCTTGACGATCTTCATGGTGTTGGTACCGCCGGGGGAACCAATCGGTTCGCCGAATGCGATGACGATCAGATCGCCCTTCTGCACCAAGCCGGCGGCAACCAACTGATCTTCCGCTTCCTGCAACAAATGGTCGCGGTCGTGGCCGACATACTTGATCATCAGCGGATAGACGTCGCGGAACAGGCTCAGGCGATAGCGGGTCGAGATTTCCGGCGTCAGTGCGTAGATCGGCACGCCGCAGTTGAGCCGCGAAATCCACAGCGCCGTCGAACCCGATTGCGTCAACGCGGCGATCGCCTTGACCTTCAGATGGTAAGCCGTGAACAGCGCCGCCATGGCGATGGACTGATCGACGCGCGTGAATACGCGATTGAGGAATTCCCGGTCAAGCGTGAAATCGGCGGATTTATCGGCTTCGAGGCAGATGCGTGCCATCGACTCGACGGTTTCCACCGGATATTTTCCGCTCGCCGTTTCAGCGGAGAGCATGACCGCATCGGTACCATCGAGAACGGCATTCGCCACGTCGGATACTTCCGCCCGCGTCGGCACCGGACTCGCGATCATCGATTCCATCATCTGTGTGGCGGTGATTGTGAGCTTGTTGCGCTCACGCGCCGTGCGAATCATGCGCTTCTGCAGCGCTGGCACTGCAGCGTCGCCGACTTCCACCGCGAGGTCGCCGCGCGCAACCATGATGCCGTCGCAGGAATCCAGAATTTCGTCCATCGCCACGATGGCTTCGGTGCGTTCAATCTTGGCAATCAGTATCGAACGGCCGCCGGCGGCACGCATCAGTTCCCTGGCCATGTACATATCGGCACCGCTCTTGGGAAACGATACCGCGAGGAAATCGGCCTTCATTGTCACGGAGGTCTTGATATCCTCCATGTCCTTGGCGGTCAGCGCTGGAGCGGTCAGTCCGCCTCCCTGGCGGTTAATGCCCTTGTTGTTCGACAAGACGCCGCCGACGCGAACTGTGGTGGTAATGCGGGCACCTTGTACTTTTTGCACGTCGAGCACCAGCCGGCCGTCGTCGAGCAATAGCACGGCACCGGGAGCCACGTCGCGCGGCAGTTCCTTATAGTCGAGGCCGACGTGCTGCTGATCGCCTATCGCGCAATCCGCATCCAGCGTGAACGTGTCGCCCTTGTTAAGGATGATCCTGCCGGTTTCGAATTTTCCGATGCGGATTTTCGGCCCCTGCAGGTCGCACATGATGCCGACCGTGCGTTCAAGAGAGCGCGCGACATCGCGCACCATCTCCGTGCGCGCGAGATGTTCCTCCTTGGTTCCGTGGGAGAAATTCATGCGGACCACGTCGACACCCCCTGCGATCATGCGCATAAGAACATCGCGATCGCTGGAAGCCGGGCCGAGGGTTGCCACGATTTTCGTGCTTCTTTGCATGATTTCAGTGTCCCCCGCCCTGGCCAGCGGCCCGCGCCTCGAGGATGTCCACGGCAGGCAGTTTTTTACCTTCGAGGAATTCGAGGAAAGCTCCGCCTCCCGTGGAAATGTAGCCGATCTTGTTTTCGATTCCGTATTTCGCGATGGCAGCGACGGTATCACCACCGCCGGCGATCGAGAATGCCGCCGAACCGGCAATCGCCTTCGCGAGTGTCTTCGTACCCTCGCCGAAGCGCTCGAATTCGAACACGCCGACCGGGCCATTCCAGACGATGGTGCCGGCCTTGCCGAGAATACCAGCGAGTTGCGAAGCCGTCCTCGGCCCGATGTCCAGGATCAGATCGTCGGCTGCGACCTCTTTCGCATCTTTCACCATTGCCTTGGCATCTGCCGAGAATTCCTTGGCGCAAACCACATCCACAGGGATCGGCACACCGCCGCCTTTCGCTTCGATGATGGCCATGATGTTCCTGGCTTCGCCGACAAGATCGGCCTCGGCCAGCGATTTGCCGATCGACAGACCGCAGGCAAGCATGAACGTATTCGCGATTCCCCCGCCGACGATCAGCTGGTCCACTTTTTTCGCCAGTTCGCCGAGGATGGTGAGCTTCGTGGACACCTTCGAGCCGGCGACGATCGCCACCAGCGGGCGTTTGGGATCGCGTAAAGCCTTGCCCAGTGCGTCGAGTTCCGCCGCCATGAGCGGCCCGGCGCACGCGACCGGCGCATATTTGGCGATGCCGTGGGTAGTCGCTTCCGCACGGTGCGCCGTGCCGAACGCATCGTTCACGTAGACATCGCAGAGCGCGGCCATTTTTCTCGCCAGCGCGTCGTCGTTTTTCTTTTCGCCCTTGTTGACGCGACAGTTTTCCAGCAACACGACCTGGCCGGGTTTGACGTCCACGCCAGCGACCCAGTGCGCCTTCAGCGGCACCGGCATGTCGAGCAGTTCGGACAGACGCTGCGCGACTGGCGCCAGCGAATCCTCGGGTTTGAATTCGCCTTCGGTCGGTCGACCTAGATGCGAAGTCGCCATGACCGCGGCGCCGGCCTTGAGCGCATGGCGCAACGCCGGGACGGAAGCGCGAATACGGGTGTCGTCGGTAATGTTGCCGGCATCGTCCTGCGGAACGTTCAGGTCGGCGCGAATGAACACGCGTTTGCCGCGCAGGTCGAGATCGGTCATCCGCAGGATAGTCATGGCATCAATTCAATCCGCACAAGTATTCAGGAACGCGAGAGGGCACAGAGAACAAGGCCTGGTCCTGCCGGCCTTCTCGTCTCCGTGCCCTCCAGCGGAAAACCGTTTCCGTATTATTTCGCGTTCACAAACGCAACCGTGGTATCGAGCATGCGATTGCTGAAACCCCACTCGTTGTCGTACCAGGAGCATACCTTGACGAGGGTTCCTTCCGAAACTTTGGTCAGCGTCGAGTCGAACACGGACGACGCCGGGTTGTGGTTGAAGTCCACCGAGACCAGGGGATCCTTGTTGTATTCGAGAATACCCTTGAGTTCGGCTTCGGAAGCCTGCTTCACCGCGTTGTTGACTTCTTCTACAGTGGTCGCCCGCTTGGCCACGAAGGAAAGATCGACGATGGACACATTGATGGTCGGAACGCGCATCGCAAAACCGTCCAGCTTGCCGTTCAACTCCGGGAGCACGAGACCGACCGCCGCAGCCGCGCCGGTTTTGGTTGGAATCATGGACATGGTCGCGGAACGCGCGCGGCGCAGATCGGTGTGATACACATCGGTCAGCACCTGATCGTTGGTGTACGCATGAATCGTGGTCATCAAGCCGTTGACCACGCCGATGCGATCATGCAACGCCTTGACCAGGGGCGCCAGGCAATTGGTCGTACAACTGGCGTTGGAGATCACCGTATGCGCGGCTTTCAGGGTGCCGTGATTCACGCCGTAGACCACCGTGGCGTCGACGTCCTTGTCGCCAGGCGCGGAAATGATGACCTTCTTCGCTCCGGCCGTCAGGTGGGCGCCGGCCTTGGCCTTGCTGGTAAACAATCCAGTGCACTCGAGCACCACATCCACGCCGAGGTCCTTCCAGGGCAGCTCGGCAGGATTGCGCTGGGCGCAGACTTTGATCTTGTCGCCGTTGATGACCAGATAGTCGCCGTCGACCGCCACGGTGCCTGGGAACGTGCCATGGGCGGTGTCGTATTTGGTCAGATGGGCATTGATTTTCGCGTCGCCGAGGTCGTTGATCGCAACGATCTGAATGTCATGCTTCTTTCCACCTTCGTAGTGCGCCCGCAGGATGTTGCGGCCGATCCGGCCATAGCCGTTTATTGCAACGCGAACAGTCATTGGCGAGTCTCCCGATTAAACCTGGATTTTACTGTACTCGGAGCGCCGATCACAGCCATGACCCGATGCGATGACGGGTATGCTGCAGGGTCGGCTGCAGCATATCTGCGCAGCAATCCAATCGAGAACACTGACGACGGATCCTTCCAATGCGGCGTTGTTCGATCCCGATCCCGGAATATGAAATACGCGTCGATCGACATCAGGCGTCCCCGTTGTCCCTTCTCTGCGGGTCGCGATACCGGATCTTGAGCGCGATGATGGCCAGCGACAGCACCAGCGTAACCACGTTGGAAAGGATCAGCGGCAGGGACCGCAAAAGGATGCCGTAGATCAACCAGAGCACGAGGCCGGTGGTGAACAGGGAAATCATCCTTGCCGAAATGTCCTTGCCGGATTTGGTCCGGTAAATCTTCAATACCTGCGGTATGAAAGCCGTCGTGGTCAGCAATCCGGCAATCAGGCCGATGCCGTCGATCAATCCGTTCATGGTTTTATCGTGCGTCGTGAAAAAGCGTGGCGAGACCGCGTAGTGCAGGCGTCTGTGCAAGAATCACGTAGGTCGGCACCGCCGCAACATAGCTGGAAAACCTTCCTTTTGTTTCGAAACGGGCGCGAAACGGCGAGCGGGCGAAGTAATCCCCGAGCCTTGGTACAATGCCGCCGCCGATATAGCAACCGGCACGCGCGCCCAGCGTGACCACCAGGTTCGCAGCGGCGGTGCCGAGGATTGCACAGAACATTTCCACGGCTTCCGCGCACCGGGCATCGCTGCTGGACAACGCCGCCGCTGTAATTTTATCCGGGCCGAGAGATTGCGCTTCCACGCCTTCCAATGCGCATAACGCCCGGTAGAGATTTTCCAGTCCCATGCCGCTGACCACGCGTTCCGTGGATACATGATCGTACTGCTGTTGCAGCCAGCGCAACACGCCGATCTCTTTCTCGTTCATCGGACCGAACGCGGTATGACCGCCTTCGCCCTGCAACGCGACCCAGCCGTTGCCGACGGGGACCAATCCGGAAACACCGAGGCCGGTGCCCGGACCGATGACCGCAATCGGCGTTGCTGGAACCGCCGCTCCACCACCAATCTGCTGCAGTTCATCCGGACGCAGGATCGGCACCGCCAACGCGAGTGCGGTGAAGTCGTTGACGACCTGCAGCCGGTCGAGCCCCAGATTGCGACGGATCTGCTCGATGGAAAATCCCCACGGCCCATTCGTAAGCCGCACGAAATCACCGGTAATGCCCGTGGCGACATCCATTGCAGCTTCGCGCACCGCCGGATTGCCGTTTTCCTGCAGATAGCGGCGCACGGCTTGCTCCAGTCCTTCGAAATCGGCGCAGCGCACCGTCTTCTCGTGTTGTGGTTGCAACGAACCTGCGGCGACCAGCGCAAGCCGCGCATTGGTGCCGCCGATATCAACGACCAACCGCATGGCGTCTTGCATGGCTTGTCCTCAACGGCCGCCGCGCGACCAGCGACGAAACGTTCTTCAGATCAAACGTTTCACCGCGTCCGCGACGGCTTCGGCGGTGATGCCGAAGAATTTGAACAGTTCACCCGCGGGCGCCGATTCACCGAAGCGATCGAGTCCGACCACCGCACCCTCAAGCCCAACGTACTTGCGCCAGAAGTCCGTCACGCCGGCTTCCACTGCGACGCGCTTCACGCCCTTGGGCAGCACCGCTTCGCGATATTGTGCCTCCTGGCGGTCGAACACGTTCGTACTCGGCATCGACACGACTCTCACTGCAACACCGGCGTCGGCCAGCAACTTCTGCGCGGCCATAGCCAGCGAAACTTCGGATCCGGTCGCGATGATGATTGCTTTTGCACTCGCGGCATCCGAGAGCACGTAACCGCCGCGCGCAATCTGTTTGATACGTTCGGCATCGCGCGCCTGGCAAGGAAGGTTCTGACGCGAGAACAGCAGGCACGCCGGTCCGTCCCGGCGCTCGATCGCGGCTATCCACGCCACCGCAGATTCCACCGAATCGCAAGGTCGCCAGACGTCCATGTTCGGGATCAGGCGCAGACTGGCTGCATGCTCGACCGACTGGTGCGTGGGTCCGTCTTCGCCCAGGCCGATGGAATCGTGGGTGAACACGAACAGCGTGCGAATCTTCATCAGCGCCGCCATGCGTAGAGCATTTCGCGAATAGTCCGAGAATGTGAGGAAGGTCCCGCCGTAGGGAATCAGCCCGCCGTGCAGCGTCATGCCGTTCATGATCGCGGACATGCCGAACTCGCGCACGCCATAGTAAACATAGTTGCCGCCACTGCCTTTGCCGACGCCTTTCGATCCCGACCACAGCGTCAGATTCGAGCCGGCCAGATCGGCCGAACCGCCGATGAGTTCGGGCAGCACCGGTGCCAGCGCTTCGATCGTATTTTGCGATGCTTTGCGGCTGGCGATCGTCTCGGCCTTCTCGTTGACCTTGGCGAGGAAACCCTCTGCGTGCTGGCGCCAGTTCTGCGGCAGCTCGGCCGACATGCGGCGCGAAAACTCGGCTGCTTCCTTCGGGAAAGTCTTCGAGTATGCGGCGAACCTGGCATTCCAATCCGCTTCCCGCGCCGCCCCTTTGCCCCGTGCGTCCCATCCCGCGTAGACATCGGCCGGGATTTCGAACGGCGCATGATCCCAGCCGATATTCCGGCGGGTCGCTGCGACTTCCTTTTCTCCCAACGCGGCACCGTGGCTGTCGTGACTGCCGGCCTTGTTGGGGGAACCCTTGCCGATGATGGTCTTGCAGCAGATCAGGCTTGGCTTGTCGGCCGTCTTTTTGCTCGTTTCGATCGCGGCATTGACGGCATCCACATCGTGGCCGTCGACATTGCGCAGCACATGCCAGCCGTAAGCCTCGAAACGTTTCGGCGTGTCGTCGGTAAACCAGCCGTCGACATGGCCATCGATCGAGATGCCGTTATCGTCGTAAAACGCGATCAGCTTGCCCAGGCCGAGCGTACCGGCCAGCGAACACGCTTCGTGCGAAATGCCTTCCATCAGGCAGCCGTCGCCGAGGAAGACATAGGTATGATGATTGACGATGTTGTGTCCGGGGCGGTTGAATTCCGCGGCCAGCAATTTTTCGGCGAGCGCCATGCCCACCGCGTTGCTTGTGCCTTGGCCGAGCGGCCCCGTAGTCGTTTCCACGCCGGGTGTCATGCCGAGTTCCGGATGTCCAGGCGTCATCGAATGCAACTGCCGGAAGCGTTTGATCTCATCCATGGGCAATGCATAACCGGTGAGATGCAACAACGCATACAACAACATGGAGCCGTGACCGTTGGAAAGCACGAAGCGGTCGCGATCCGCCCACTTCGTATTAGCCGGGTTGTGCCGTAGATGGTGATTCCATAACACCTCGGCGATTTCGGCCATGCCCATTGGCATGCCCGGATGGCCGGAGTTGGCTTTTTGTACTGCATCCATCGCCAGTGCGCGGATGGCGTTGGCAAGTTCGGTCCTGGTTGCCATGTCTTCCTTTGGAGAACAGAAAAAACCCCGGGAGCCCGGGATGGAATACGACGCTATAGTAGCCGAGGACGGCTTGGATTATTCCTCGGCGCGACGTGGAAGCTTGACGCCGAGTTGCTTCAACTTGCGATACAGGTGGGTGCGTTCCAGGCCTACGCGTTCGGCGACCCGGCTCATGTTTCCGCCTTCCCGGCTCAGATGGTATTCGAAATAGACGCGCTCGAAGGCATCGCGCGCCTCGCGCAATTCGCGATCCAGCGGCAACGTCTGCGCCGGGCTCGGCAGCGGCGCTTCCAGGGTCGCCAGTGCGTTGGTTACATCGGCCACACCGATTTCGCCGCCAAGTGCCAGTTGCGCGACGGTCTTGACGACGCTTTCCAGCTGCACCAGGTTCCCGGGCCAGTGGTAATTGCGCAGCGCATTCAGCGCGGCCGTGTTGAAGCTGCGCGTCGGTGCCTCCTTCGACTCGATTGCACGCGATAGTACGAGATTGGCGAGTTCGGGCACGTCCTCGGCACGTTCGCGCAACCCGGGCAGGCGCAGTATTACGCCAGCCAGAATTGCGTATAGCCTGGGTTCAAACGCGCCTTTTGCCACCAGTTCCGCGAGGTCCGTGGAGCTCGAGGAAAGCATTCGCGTGTTGTAACGCTCCAGTTTCAGCGTCTGGTTGAGCAGGTTTTTTTGCTGGGCACGCGTCATTTCTCCGACTTCGCGCAAAAACAGGATGCCCTCCGATGCCTGGCCGACCAGGTTGGTCTCCATCTGATCGAATGCTGAAAAATCCTCCGGGGCCACCCACGGTGTGTTGAGTTGGTGCAGCAGCCGCGCGCATTGTTCCATTCCCGCGCCAGGCTCACCGACAAACAGGGCTGACGATTTCAATGTGCGCAGCCGTTCGAGTTGCGTGCGCAACTGCTCGACCGCCCTCGATTTGCCGACCGTAGCCGGCACCGCAAGTGCATTGCTCTTGAGCGTCCCCTGCCTGAGCGCGGTGCCCACCGTGCTCAGCAGCTTCTGCAACGCGATCGGCTTTTCCAGAAACGCGTACGCACCGATGCGGGTGGCCTCGACGGCAGTATCGATGGTGCCGTGACCCGACATCATGACCACTGGCATGGTCAGCAGGCCGGTGCTGGCCCACTCCTTGAGCAGCGTGATGCCATCGGTGTCAGGCATCCAGATGTCGAGCAGCACCAGGTCCGGCCGGACGCGGACGCGGATCTGGCGCGCCTCGCCCGCGTTCTGCGCCAGCCGGACCTGGTGTCCTTCGTCGCGCAGGATTTCCGATAGCAACTCGCGTATCCCGACTTCGTCGTCCACAACCAGTATCTGGCTCATCTTCCCGCCTGCCTGTTGATTCGCAACTCGGCTACCGCGACCCGCGCACTCGGCAGATTGATCGTCACGCTCGCACCGCCCGACGGATCGTTGGCGACGGCGATCGTGCCGTTGTGCTCTTCAACAATCTTCTTGACGATGGCCAGACCGAGTCCGGTGCCCCTGGACTTGGTAGTGACGTAAGGTTCGAATACACGGCTTATCAGCGCCTCGGGGAAGCCGGGTCCATTGTCGCGCATGGTGAGCTGCACGCCCGCGTCTATCGCTTCGGTTCGCACGACGATGCGCGGCCCCGCCACATCGGACACCGCTTGCTCGGCGTTCTGCAGCAGGTTGTGGATGACCTGTCGCAGCTTGGCGGTATCGCCCGAAACCAGAGGAAGATTTGCGGCAAGCTCCAGCTGCATCGCCGAGCGAGACGACTCGTACAGTCCCATCACTTCGCGCGTCAACAGGTTCAAATCGAGCGGCTGCAAGTCCGGCACGGGCGAGCGGGCATACAGGCTGAATGCATCCACCATCGCCTTGAGCGCCGCCACTTGATTGACGATAGTCTGCGTCGAGCGTTTCAGAATTTCAGCTTCCTGACTGGGGAGCTTGTCGGCGAGACGATGTTGCAGGCGCTCCGCCGACAGCTGGATCGGGGTCAGTGGATTCTTGATTTCGTGCGCCAGCCGTTGCGCCACTTCTCCCCATGCGGCAAGACGTTGCGCCTGCCGCATCCGGGTGATGTCGTCGAACACCAGCACCATGCCGGTTTGCGCGCTGGCGGAGAGCCTGGATCCGCGCAAAAGCAACACCTGCTGGCCGGCAGCGCCGGATAATTCCACCTGTGTTTCCCAAGGTTCGTCGCGCGCTTTCACTAACGCTTCCCGTACGGCGTTGCCGACCGCGGCCAGCCGCGGCTCGCGGTCCGCCCACTCATTCGGATGTGTGGAAATCAAGTCGCCGACGTCGACGCCGAGAATCTGCTCCGCACTGCGGTTGGCCGAGCGCAACCGGAATTCGGCATCGAACGACATTACGCCCGCCGAGAGGTTGCCGAGCACGCTTTCCAGGTACGCCTTGGCAGCGGCAACCTGTTCCTGATTGCGCTGCGCGTCGGCCTGGGCATCCGCGAGTTGCATGGTCATGATGTTGAAGGATTCGGTCAGCAATCCCAGTTCGTCATGGGACTTTACCGTATGACGCTGGCTGAAATCGCCTTGCGCGACGGCGCGCGTACCGGCGGCGAGCACACCCAGGGGCGCGGACAACCGCCCGCTGAACAGGATAGCCAGCAGAAGCGCGGAAAGCAGTGCCAGCAGCAGCGACAGCGTGAGCGTTAAGGCATACAACCGTTTCAACCCGAGCCGCGACAGCGACAATTCCTGGTAGTCGCGGTAGATCTCCTGCACGGTCTGGGCGTCGCGCGCCAGCGCCGGCGGCACCGGCTGAATCAGTTGTAACAGCAATGTCGCCCCCGTCACATCGTTGACTGGTACCAGAACGCGCAACTGCAGGCCGCCTTCGCCGAGCGCTTCGATCGCACTGTAGGGCTGCTGCATGCGAACCCTGCGAACTACGGACGGCGATGGCAATTCCGGTACAAGGCTGGTCGAATCCGCGCT
The window above is part of the Betaproteobacteria bacterium genome. Proteins encoded here:
- a CDS encoding HAMP domain-containing protein — its product is MQFLIALVLTLGAVMLYLLSGASANTPWFSSDLPLLLALGVGVVLILMLVVGYQLLLLRRRLNARVFGSKLTLRLVLLFALVAVLPGALVYAVSVQFLSRSIESWFDVRVEKALEGGLSLGRVNLDNMLKDLRRKAESMTLVLSERATPRQLATLNTLREQAAVNEATLLRTDGSVIAFSSADSTSLVPELPSPSVVRRVRMQQPYSAIEALGEGGLQLRVLVPVNDVTGATLLLQLIQPVPPALARDAQTVQEIYRDYQELSLSRLGLKRLYALTLTLSLLLALLSALLLAILFSGRLSAPLGVLAAGTRAVAQGDFSQRHTVKSHDELGLLTESFNIMTMQLADAQADAQRNQEQVAAAKAYLESVLGNLSAGVMSFDAEFRLRSANRSAEQILGVDVGDLISTHPNEWADREPRLAAVGNAVREALVKARDEPWETQVELSGAAGQQVLLLRGSRLSASAQTGMVLVFDDITRMRQAQRLAAWGEVAQRLAHEIKNPLTPIQLSAERLQHRLADKLPSQEAEILKRSTQTIVNQVAALKAMVDAFSLYARSPVPDLQPLDLNLLTREVMGLYESSRSAMQLELAANLPLVSGDTAKLRQVIHNLLQNAEQAVSDVAGPRIVVRTEAIDAGVQLTMRDNGPGFPEALISRVFEPYVTTKSRGTGLGLAIVKKIVEEHNGTIAVANDPSGGASVTINLPSARVAVAELRINRQAGR